Genomic segment of uncultured Desulfobacter sp.:
GGAACTGGGATATATGGATCTGCGGGGTACGGGCAAAAAGCTGGGACTGGACCTGGAGACCATGTTTGCCCCCCTGACGGCGCAGTGGGAACAGGCAGGACTTCTCACACGGGACCAGGGCTGGATTACCCTGACCCTGGCCGGAGAGTTCTGGCAAACCAACCTGGCCCAGGGCATGATTGACTATTACAAACAGACGCGCACGGATGTACCATGAAACTGTTTTCAGCACACTACTGGGCCCCGTCCGAGCTTATCCTCATCGGGACCTTCACAGGACTGATCAAAATCTCCACCATGCTCATCGCCCTGGCCGGCGGCGGCATGAACCCGGTGACCCTTGTGCTTAAAAACACCGTGGCCACATCCCTGCTCATCATCCTGGTCTACAAAATCAGAAAATTCGGTGTACTCACGCTTTTTTCCGTGATCAGCACCCTGGTCTCCCTGCTGCTGATGGGAGGCAACCCCATGAGTATTGCAGGGGTCATTATCGCAGGATTTGTGTGCGATCTGTTCATCGCGCCGTGGAACGGATTCAACAGCCCCATACGCTTGATGGTTGGCATCGGGCTTTTTGATTTCATCTCCCGGGCCGTCTCCCTTGGCTATTCCTATTTTCTGTACCAGGAACAGATGGGCATGTTTATGATGGGGGTGATCGTGGTGGCCCTGGGCTACCTTGGGTGTCTTATGGGACTGGGTACGGGTATTATTTTTGTCAAGGAGCTGCGTCATGCAGGCATCATCCGTGAGTAATGCTGCAATCTCTCAGCCCCCGATCGGTATCGATGTCCGGACCCGGATGCTGATCTGCCTGGTCTGTGCAACGGGCGTCATATTTATCCAGTCCACTGTGGCCCTTGGTGTGCTGGCCCTGGTCAGCCTCGTCTATGTCCTGGCCCATGGGCGGGTCAAGGTTCTGGTCATGGCATGGTGCGGCGTGGGTGTCATGTTCGCCGTGGCCATGGTCTGTATCCGCATCATGCTTATATTCTGGCCGGAAATCGGAAGGGCGGGGCCTGGTGCATTTTTCAATCCATTTCTGCGGGTCCTGGTTCTGGTAAACACAATTCTTGCCCTGGCAGTATCCAGCCGTGTCCAGGATATTATGAACAGCCTTAAAACCCTGGGCCTGCCCTTTGTCATCTATCTGCCGGCATCGGTGATGATCCGGTTTATTCCCGAATTTATAAACGATGTAAAGCTTATCCGGGAAAGTATGCGGATCAAGGGATTTAATCCGGGGATTCAATTTGTCACCCTGCACCCGTTCCTGGTTGTCCGGCTGCTTGTGGTGCCCTTGACCATCCGGGCCCTGCGCTCGGCCGATACCCTGGCCGTTGCCGCAGAGCTTAAGGGCATGGATGCAAACACATCCATGACCCAAACACCGACGCCCGGCCCCGGGGCCTGGGACATCATTGCAACGGCCTGTGTGCTGGTGCTCACATTCGGCAGCATTGCTGCGGAGAGACTGTTGTGATTGAATTTAACCATGTCACTTACACCTACCCCTTCCAGGAGCGCCCTGCGGTAGAGGATATCTCATTTTCCGTTTCCAGGGCCCAAACCGTTGTCTGTACCGGGGCCAGCGGATCAGGCAAATCCACACTGATACGGATGATCAACGGACTGATTCCCCATTTTCACAAAGGCACCCTGTCCGGCCGGGTACGGGTGGCGGGACAAAAGACAACACACACTTCGGTTAAACGGTTGTCATCCCATGTGGGCACCATGTTCCAGAACCCCGAAAGCCAGTTCTTTGCCATCAGGGTCCGGGATGAACTCAAATTCGCCCTGGAATGCCGGGGCCGATCAGTTGAAGAGATCGAAACGATCACCCACCGGGAAGCAGACAGGTTTGGCATCACCCACCTAATGGACAACATGATTTTTGATCTCTCCCAGGGGGAAAAACAAAAAATTGCCCTGGCCGGCATCATGTGCGTTGCCCCGGATATCATTATCCTGGATGAACCGTCTGCCAATCTTGATCCCAAGGCCACCCGGGAGCTGGCAGACCATCTCATGGACCTGAAACGCCGGGGCGTCACCCTATTCATTGTGGATCACAGGCTTTACTGGCTCAAAGATCTTGCGGACAAGGTCTTTGTTCTGGATCATGGCCGCCTGGCCTGCCAGGGGAGATTTGATCTGTTGCAGGACAGTCACCTGCGCCGAAAACTGGGCCTGCGACACCCGGATGTGGTTGCCCCCAATCTTCCTGCAGTTGGGCTGCAACCCTCCGATCACGGGATCAATACATCCGATGGTGTAGAAGTGGAGAACCTGACTTTTGGCTATAAAAAAAAGCCCCTGCTTTTCCAGGATGTTTCATTTGGGCTGCCCATGGGGCAGGTCATTGCCGTAACAGGCGCCAACGGTTCGGGGAAAACTACCCTGGCCAGACTTTTAACCGGCCTTTTACCGTTTAAAACCGGAACCGTCCGACTCAACGGTACACCGCTTCGTCCTAAAGATCTGCTGACCCGGGGCAGCATTGTATTACAGAACACCGACCACCAGCTTCACATGAACACCGTGGACCAGGAACTTGCCGTTGCCGCCCGGAAAAACCCCAACCGGAACGATGCGGTGGCCGATGCCGCAAGGCGTTTCGGCCTGGAATCCGTTGGTCTTCGCCATCCCCAGTCCCTGTCCGGCGGCCAGAAACAGCGGCTGGTCATCGCCGCCGCCCTGGTGAAATCCCCGGATATCCTGATCCTGGATGAACCCACCAGCGGCCTGGACGGCACCAACATGAACATGATTGCACAGGTGATGACCGACATGGCCCAAAAAGGGACCCTGGTTCTGGTGATCACCCATGACCTTGAACTCATGGACCTGGCCTGCGACTGTGCCCTGTCCATGCCATTGTCGAACGAGGAGATAAAATTATGAAGTCCCTGGTTGTATATTCCAGCAGAACCGGCAACACCCAAAAGGTGGCCCGGGCCATATACGAGGCCCTGCCTGAACCCAAAGAGATCTTTTCCGCCAAAGAGGCGCCGGACCCGTCGGCCTATGATTTTCTGGCCCTGGGGTTCTGGGTGGACAAGGGAACGGTCAATGCCGGTGCCGCCAGATACATGGAAACCGTAAAAGGTAAACAGATCGGATTGTTCGGCACCCTGGGGGCCTATCCCGACTCCGAGCATGCCAAACAATGCCTGGAAAAAGCAAAGATCCTTGTCCAGGGCAATGACATCCTGGGGGAATTTCTATGCCAGGGCAAAGTGGACCCGGACCTGGTTAAAATGATGGAAACAAAGATGAAGGAGGATCCCCACCACAGCATGACCCCGGAACGCAGGGCCAGACTTGAAGAGGCCGCCAAACACCCGGATGAAAAAGACCTGGCGGATGCCCGGGCACTGTTTGCAGGACTTGCACAAATCGCTGCAGAAAAGGAGTCTGCCTGACCTATCCCCCAAAAGAGAAAATGAGTGGAAAGGCAGGCCGATACCCTGGCCGGAAGACCTGCCGTTCCGTGGTTTAATCCTGTTGGAAAACAGACAACCGATTTCTGGGTACCAAATCCGTGGCAGGGCGTCAAGCGCCTGTTAAAAGATAGTTGCGTGCGCAGAAAAAGAAAGGAAAAAGAATGAAGAACTGGAAAAGATTTTTTATGGTGGCTGCGGTGGCCGCCATGGCAGGAACAGGTCCGGTAAATTATGCGCACGCGGCAGACATGTCCGGTGAAACAGTCCAGACCAAAGAAGAAACTCAAGCCCGGGAAACCCCAATAATGGTCACGGCCAAATCCAACCAGGCCGATCATGACATACCGATCTCCACAACCATCATCACCGCAGAAGAGATCGCCGCAGCCAATGCCTCCTCTATAGAAGAGGTGCTCATTCAACAAGCCGGAATCAATCTGGGCGTCAACAGCGCATCCGTATATGGTCGAAAGAACATCAGCATCCGCGGCTCAGCCACCGGCCATGTTTTAATCCTGGTGGACGGCAAAAAAGTCTCCGGTTCCGATGCCCAGATCGGGCATTCGGATTTCGAATACAACTGGGTGCCCATGAGCGCCATTGAACGTATTGAGGTGATTAAAGGCCCTGCAAGTTCAATATACGGCTCCCAGGGCATCGGCGGTGTTATCAACATTATCACCAAGAAAATTCATGAAAAATTTTCCGGGAACGTTGATGTCAGCTACGGCGACAGCAGTGACGACGGCGGCGATGAATTTAAGCTTGGCCTGAATGCGGGCGGGCAAATTGCAGACCGTTTTTCATTGTTTATGAGTGCGGAACGTATCGACCGTAATCCCTCAAGGGACGAAGACGACAACACCGAAACCAAGATCGAGGGCAAGGAGATCAACAATGGTTTGGCAAGAATCCGGTTTGACATTGACGACACCCAGTACATTGAAGCGTCCTATGGCCAGGGCAACGAAGACCGGACCGAAGTGGATGATATCCTATACTTTGACATCGACCGGAGAAATTACTCGGTGGGCTATAACAAGCAATTTGATTCGGTAACCCTTGATGTTGACGTCTATGTGACCGATTCCGATACCCATTATAACACCACCAGTTCTACGGGCGGATACGCCCACGGCATGACCGATTCGGCGGTCCGGGGGGAAGTGGATATTGCCGCCTTTAAAAACCACTATATTGTCACAGGCGCTGAGTTCAAAAACCAGGATTATGAAAAAGAATACGACAAGGCGGCAAGCTCGGATAAAAATTTTGCCAATGATATGGACAACACCTCGGTCTTTATCCAGGACGAGATCAATATCACAGAGGCGTTGATCCTCACCTTGGGCACCCGGTACGATTACCACGAAAAATTCAACGGGGAGTGGTCGCCCAAAATCGGGGCGCTTTACAAACTTGGGGAACACCATCGTATCAGGGCCAACTACGGCGAAGGATTTATGGCGCCCACAGTGACCCAGAACTCATCCTCCTATGAAGCCACGGCCATGAGAATTACCATACACGGGAACGATGATCTTCAACCCGAATCGTCAAAATCCTATGAACTCGGCTATGAATTTTTCACGGACACTACGGCATTCAAAGTATCCGTTTACAAAACCGATGTGGAGAACCTGATTGACACACAATACCTGCCCGGATCTTCCGATGAAAAAATGTATGTCAATGTGGACAGTGCAACCCTTCAGGGCTTTGAATGCGAACTGTCCCAGGACATCACACAAAATTACAATATCCGCATCGGATACCAGTATCTGGACACCGAAGATGAATCAACGGGGAAAGAACTGGAGAACCGGCCCAGGCACACGGTTAATGTCCGGCTCAACGCCACCCTGCCCTGGGATATCCACGCCACGCTAAGTGCCGACTATACGGGTAAACAGATCGATGACGATGAAAAGTGCGATGATTTTATCGTATTCAACGCCCAGGTGTCCAAGACATTCTATGAACGAATCACTCTGCGTTTAGGCATTGATAATATCGGTGACGAAGATCTGAACGACAAGCCCTATGACATTGAGGGCAGAATGTTTTATGCCGGCGTGAATTTTAAATTCTAAAATTTTTCAACGACAGCTCAGAGGCATAAAATCAAAAGCCCGGTAGAAAAAACCTTTTCAACCGGGCTTTTGTCGGGTTAATAGAAGAATACTAATGCACACCGTAACGCTCAAAAATCCCCTTTAAAGTTCCGTCTGCCTTGATCGCTTCAAGACCTGTATTAAACGCATTGATGATCTCCTCGTGCCTGGGATTTTCCAATCCGCAGGTAACGTGCAGATCATTACTGGAATAAGGCTTCTGTGTAAATTCGATTTGTGTCAACAGATCAGGCGCTTTTTTGCTCAAGATACTTTTGGCGACAATTTCATCCTCCAGAGTCAAGTCTACACGTCCGCTGACCAGTTTTTTTATATTTGTAACAAAATCGCTGACCCCATCACGGGTGAAATTCTTGGCATTCATGAATTCGTCCCCGTAACCGTATTTGAGAATAATCCCGATTTTCTTGCCTGTGAGGCTCTCCATACCTTCGTATTCAAAGGAATCATCGGCTTTTTTAATAAATTTGACCTGATTGGAAGCATAGGGCTGGCTGAACATGAGAAAAGAGCTGCGCTCACCCGTATACCATGTATCGGGTAAAACATCGATCTTCCCTTTTTTAACCTCATTCACAGCCTTGGCCCAGGGTATGAACTTGTGATCAAAGGTATAGCCCTGGGTGGCAAAGGCCGCTTTTACGATTTCAATGGCAATGCCCTGGCCGGCGGCGTCGGGATCCAGAAAAGGGGGCCAGGGATCTGCCGCTGACGTAATGTGTTTATCTGCCCCGTAACAAACACCGGCACCTAAAAAAAGTACAGCAATGACGGACATAATAAATCTTTTCATATGTTTTCTCCTTTTGGGATTGCAAGGCGTCCATGCCGTAATATGGGAATAGAGATCGCCTTTTTTTGAATTCATTTGATGAATATAAAAGAATTGAAAAAAAGATAGCATACCTCTCTGAAATAACACAAGAAAAAACCGTATCAAGCAAACACGATGAAAACGAAAACCTTAGGCGTTCTATCGCATTGAGCCTTAAGTTAAATCCATTGACACGAAAATGCCAAATACGATATCTTGGAAGACATCATATAATTTTCATTATCTTGCAGCCGCTGTTTAAATTTTTTGAATTGACGAAATACAACCTCCACCCCGGGGGGTGTAAAAAACGATATGCGGGACCGTAGATATAAAGGAAATGTCATGAAACAACAGAACCATGGACGGCGCATCAGTATTTTATCCAAAACATCTTTTGCCTGCGGCATAATCATCCTGATTCTTCTGACAGCCAACAGTTACCTGGCGATACGCCTCGAATCCGGCCTGGCCGACAGCATGATCAAGGTATTTTCCAGCAATCAGGAAACGGCTTTAACAAAAGACACGGCACAGATGAAAACAGCCCTTGAAAACGATATGAAGATCAATCTTGAAATTTGCACGAGTGTAACTCTTGAATTTTTATATAACTTTAACCAGGAGCAGCTATTCAAGCTTCTCTCCAGCTATTTGAAACTGGACAGCATTGTCGCCATCAAGGTTCTGGATGCCGATGGACAGCCCTTTGGCGCAGCCTGGAAAGCACCGGATATCAAAACGGCCGAAGCCCTTCCGGTGGATGCCGGGGTGGACGAAACCCTCTCCGTTGTCCAGGATGCAGTAAAGGACGGCGAAACGCTGGGCAGCGTACGGCTCTATTACACAAACGCCCAGATGCAAAATAAGATCAAGGATCATGAGGCGGATACCCAAAACAGCATTCAGGCCTTCAACGCCTTGGCCCAGAAAAATATCGGAACATCCATCAAAAGCCAGATCGCCATTGCCGCTGTGATCATTATAGCACTGATCCTCACCCTGGTGGTCAGCCTGACAATTTTTGTAACCCGGCCCATCAACAGCACCATTGCCATGATACGGGACATTGCCCAGGGAGAGGGGGACCTGACCCGGCGATTGCAAACCACCACCCGGGATGAAATCGGAGAACTGGCGGCCTGGTTCAACAAGTTTGTGGAAAACCTCCAGCAATTGATCCGGGAGGTATCGGGAAACGCCACCACGATTGATCAGAGCTCGACCGCCTTTTTGACCTTGTCGGATAACATGAACTACCAGGTGGCAGGTCTGTCCGAGCGATCAGTCACCCTGGGCCACGCCGCGGAGCATATAAACAATGACATTATCTCTGTTACAGCGGCCATGGAGGAAGCATCCACCAATATCAACATGATGGCAACAGCTTCTGAGGAGATGTCATCCACCATCGCCGAAATTGCCCAAAACACGGAAAAGGCCAGGCAAATAACGGACAATGCCGTTTCCCAAACCCGACAGAGCTCAAGCGAAGTAAATGAACTTGGAACGGCTGCGGATACCATCGGGAAAGTGGCTGAAACCATTACCGAAATTTCCAACCAGGTCAATCTGTTGGCCCTGAACGCCACCATTGAAGCCGCCAGAGCCGGAGAAGCCGGCAAGGGATTCGCCGTTGTCGCAAATGAAATCAAGGTATTGGCAGGCCAGACAACCGAAGCCTCCGATGCAATAAGAGAACAGATTCAGAGCATTCAGGCGTCCAGCACAAAAACAGTTGAAGCCATTTCGAACACGTCCGAAATTGTTGGAGAAATCAATACCATTGTGGCCACCATTGCAACGGCAGTTGATCAACAGTCAGCAACCACCCGTGAAATTTCAGGGAATATTTCCCAGACCGCCTCCGGAATTACGGCGGTTACCGAGACGGTATCCCAAGGAGCGTCTGCGGTCCAGGACATGGTTAAAGACATAACGGATGTCAAGGAAGGCGCGGCCGGAATTTCCACCGCCGGCCATGAGGTCAAAACCAATGCAGAAAACCTTTCAGATCTTGGAAACCGCCTGGCTGGACTGATGGCAAAGTTTAAGGTATAGTCCTCATATGTTTAAAATTTAAACCGCCCCACCATGCTGTTCAAATCCGAGGCAATCTGGGCCAGGCCGTCAGCCCGTTGTTTTACCTGGCGACTCTGGCTTTGGATCTGCAAGGACGAGTTATTGACCTCCTGGATCTGCCCGGTTATGCTCTCTACGCCTTCAGAACTCTGGGCTACATTATTATTTACATCTTCAATACCGATGGATACCCGACTGATATTGTCTGAAATTTCATGGGTAACCGAAGACTGCTCTTCCACGGCAGCGGCAATGGTGGTCACGATCTGGTCCACTTGACTGATCACATCCCTGATCTGATCAATGCTTTCAAGGGTGCCTTTCGATGTGTCCTGAATGTGTCCGATTTTTTCCTTGATATCCATGGAAGCGTCTGCGGTTTGCCCGGCAAGGGTTTTAATCTCATTGGCAACAACTGCAAATCCCTTGCCGGCATCGCCTGCCCTGGCCGCCTCGATGGTGGCGTTCAGCGACAGCAGGTTCACCTGTTCAGAAATATCTGTGATGGTTTCAACCACCTTGCCAATGGCCTGGGCCGCCTCTCCCAGTTGCCCCACCCGCTCGGTGGACTCTTCCACCCTGGAGACCGCATTGGCCGAGATGTTACGTCCCTGTTCAGCATTTTTGGCAATTTCGCCCACCGTGGCTGTCATCTCTTCTGCCGCACTGGCAATGGTGGCGGTGTTGCTGCTGGATTCCTGGGTGGAATTTGAAATCCGTTCCATATTTTGACTCATGGCAGCCGCTGCATTCGTAACGGATTCCGAAGTCTGTGTAGCCATTTCAGCGGCTTTTGACAAGGTATGGGAGATGCCGATCAGATCCTGGGATGATTCGGTAAGCTTGGCCACGCTTTTGAAGATATCCGAAATCATAGCCTGCTGCTTGTCCATAAAATGGTTGAATGCGGCACAAAGCGCACCAATTTCGTTTTTCCCCATTTTTCTTAATCTTTTAGTCAGGTCCCCCTCCCCTTCGGAAATGTCAGCAAGCCCTGTCACGACCTCTTTTAAAGGAATGGTCACGCTTCGTCCGATGACCAGCATCAAAACGATGCCGAATAAAAGCCCCATGCCCATGGCCCCCAAAACAATCTTAACAGCGAAATTATAAGTATTGGTGGCCTGGTCACGTTCAGTTTTAGCCTGGGTCAGACTCATTCCCGTCAGCCGATCAAGAAAATCTCTCATGGCTTCGAATTTTTCATTAGCCTCGCCAAGGGAAAGATCAAGGGCGATACGCCTGCCCTGCCGGGTATCTGCGATTCTGCCATCCACAATTTTCCTGGACAATGCAGCCCACTCGTCCCTTGTCTTTTCATAATCTGTGAACAGCGCTCTTTCTTCCGATGTGTCTGCCAGGGCTTTATATTTCTCCCAACGTTCGGTCGCCTGTTCCAGATTTTTTTCGTAGTCATTAACCAAATTCTTAAATATATCAGACTTTGAATTGGCAAAAATCATGGACCGTTCAGCGACCAGCAGCTGCTGCAAATCCCTGTCCGCTTCGATGAGATAATCAATGCTTGGCAGGCGTTTTGAAAAGATATCCTCAAGGCGCAGTTCAATCTGGTTGACACTGTACAGACCACAAAATCCAATGGCGGCCATGAACACAATCATGGCAGCAAACCCAACGAGCAGCCTGGTGCCGATTTTCATATTATTAAACACAGTCATTGTGTCGTCCCCATTTTTTTATAAATAAACCAAAACCCCTGGGTATTGATCGATCAGGTCGGCCATAACGGTTATTGAATCTGATCCACATCAATGCCAAAGGTGATGGCTCCGATAACGGTATCGCCGTCAAGAACCGGTACCGATACCTGGACCAGGTAGGTCTGGGCACTGTCGTCAAACTCCACTTCGTCAACAAACACCGCGCCTTTACCATTGTTGAAGGATTTTTGAAATTTGGCCTCATCCCCCTGCCAGAAGTCTGACGTTTTATCGGTCATGGCCACGTTGGCACCCTGATTGTCCATCACAAAAATTTCAGCATAAAACCCCTCGGAATCCTGAATGGCCCTCAAATGTTGACCGCATTCGGACTCCATGATGGCCTTCATATAATCGGCTATCCCTGCGGTATTTTTCCATTCGGCATCTTTGGCCTTAATCTGATCAAGGCTCTTTGCCTTGGCATTTTCTTCTTTAACGGCCTTGACAATCACAGGATCTTTCCCAAACTCGACCAGTATTGAATTGGCAAGGTCAAAGACTTTCTTGGAGGCCTGTTCAGCATTTGACGGAACCTGGGTTAGAATTAAGGCAAAACCGATGACCAATGAAATGAGTACTTGTTTCATGATGCGCTCCTTGAATCAAATAAATTAAATTTGTCCCACTTCAGAAATGGCGAATAATTGCGTTGATGAAATTCGCCGATTTCAGCGGGTTAGAATTTTAAATCGGATCGTAATATCATCGGCCTACTTGCCTGGCCGAGGTCTAAGGGTTAGTTGAAACTGTTGATTCAGGATAACGTCAACATATTTAAAAATCAATAAAAACCATCTGCTTCACACGGGAATCGGCGTAAACCCAGATGCGACGACGATTCCCGGAACCCAAAAAAATTGCATTATTTTGTCGATGACGTTAGGATGGCCGCCAACATGGAGACATGCGACCCTGTTTTTTAAATTCAATGCATTGATAATATAAGAAAAAGGAGCACGCAAAACATGACCGTCTTTCAACCCGCGTATATTAAAACCAAAGAGAAAGGACAGCTCCGGGAAAAAATAAGTCAGGCGCGGCAGCTGTTAAAATCCTGTGAAATTTGCCCCAGGGCCTGTAAGGTAGACCGCTTTTCCGGAGAACTGGGGGAATGTGCCACCGGCGACGAAGCGATGGTGGCCAGTTTCAACCCCCATTTTGGAGAAGAACCGCCATTGGTCGGGGCGTTTGGTTCCGGCACCATTTTTTTCTCCCACTGCAACCTGAAGTGTAATTTCTGCCAGAACTACGATATCAGCCACAACGGAGACGGAGATGAGTGCGGTCTCGGACAGTTGGCCGGCATGATGCTGATCCTGCAAAATAACGGCTGCCATAACATTAATCTGGTGACGCCCACCCATGTGGTGCCCCAGATTTTGTCTGCCCTGGATATGGCCATTGACGGTGGATTACGAATTCCCCTGGTATACAACTCCAGCGGATACGACAAGGTGGAGACCTTGAAGCTGCTGGAAGGGATCGTCGATATTTATATGCCGGATTTTAAATTCTGGGATCCGGCGGTTGCCCAACAGACCTGCAATGCCCCGGATTACCCTGAGGTGGCCCAAAAAGCGGTTAGCGAAATGTATCGACAGGTGGGGGATCTCCAGGTTGACGAAAATGGTATTGCCACCCGGGGACTGGTGCTCCGGCACCTGGTTATGCCTGGCGGGATGGCCGGGACCCAAGCGGTAATGTCATTTATTGCCGACCATATTTCAAAAAACACCTATGTGAACCTCATGGATCAATATCGGCCCTGTGGAAAGGCTCACGAGGTAAAGGGATTGGAAACGCCTGTCTCTGAAACCGAATTCAACCAGGCGGTCCAGGAGGCAAAGGAGGCCGGGATCAGCCGGTTTGCTGCGCTGTAGGTATTGGTAAACGCTATTTAACACAATTATTAGGGGATGCGAATTTCTCCAAACAAACGCTCGGGAGTCATGGGGGCACAATAAAAGGGCTTCTGGCTCCCGGCGGCCATCCGTATGGCAAAAAAAGCCCCGATGCCGTACATGAAAGGCGGCTCGCCCACGGCTTTGGAGCCTTTAACGGCTTTATCGTTATGGTCATCTTCCAAAAATGTTACCTGCATGTCCACGGGCACCGAAGAGATATCCGGCATTTTATAGGTTCCCGCCGTGGCCGTAAGGGGTTTGCCCGTCTCTGCATAACGCATCTCTTCCATGGTCATCCAGCCGATGCCCTGGCCCATGCCGCCCTCAACCTGACCCAAATCAAT
This window contains:
- a CDS encoding methyl-accepting chemotaxis protein — translated: MKQQNHGRRISILSKTSFACGIIILILLTANSYLAIRLESGLADSMIKVFSSNQETALTKDTAQMKTALENDMKINLEICTSVTLEFLYNFNQEQLFKLLSSYLKLDSIVAIKVLDADGQPFGAAWKAPDIKTAEALPVDAGVDETLSVVQDAVKDGETLGSVRLYYTNAQMQNKIKDHEADTQNSIQAFNALAQKNIGTSIKSQIAIAAVIIIALILTLVVSLTIFVTRPINSTIAMIRDIAQGEGDLTRRLQTTTRDEIGELAAWFNKFVENLQQLIREVSGNATTIDQSSTAFLTLSDNMNYQVAGLSERSVTLGHAAEHINNDIISVTAAMEEASTNINMMATASEEMSSTIAEIAQNTEKARQITDNAVSQTRQSSSEVNELGTAADTIGKVAETITEISNQVNLLALNATIEAARAGEAGKGFAVVANEIKVLAGQTTEASDAIREQIQSIQASSTKTVEAISNTSEIVGEINTIVATIATAVDQQSATTREISGNISQTASGITAVTETVSQGASAVQDMVKDITDVKEGAAGISTAGHEVKTNAENLSDLGNRLAGLMAKFKV
- a CDS encoding flavodoxin family protein, which gives rise to MKSLVVYSSRTGNTQKVARAIYEALPEPKEIFSAKEAPDPSAYDFLALGFWVDKGTVNAGAARYMETVKGKQIGLFGTLGAYPDSEHAKQCLEKAKILVQGNDILGEFLCQGKVDPDLVKMMETKMKEDPHHSMTPERRARLEEAAKHPDEKDLADARALFAGLAQIAAEKESA
- a CDS encoding energy-coupling factor transporter transmembrane component T, with the translated sequence MQASSVSNAAISQPPIGIDVRTRMLICLVCATGVIFIQSTVALGVLALVSLVYVLAHGRVKVLVMAWCGVGVMFAVAMVCIRIMLIFWPEIGRAGPGAFFNPFLRVLVLVNTILALAVSSRVQDIMNSLKTLGLPFVIYLPASVMIRFIPEFINDVKLIRESMRIKGFNPGIQFVTLHPFLVVRLLVVPLTIRALRSADTLAVAAELKGMDANTSMTQTPTPGPGAWDIIATACVLVLTFGSIAAERLL
- a CDS encoding MptD family putative ECF transporter S component encodes the protein MKLFSAHYWAPSELILIGTFTGLIKISTMLIALAGGGMNPVTLVLKNTVATSLLIILVYKIRKFGVLTLFSVISTLVSLLLMGGNPMSIAGVIIAGFVCDLFIAPWNGFNSPIRLMVGIGLFDFISRAVSLGYSYFLYQEQMGMFMMGVIVVALGYLGCLMGLGTGIIFVKELRHAGIIRE
- a CDS encoding ATP-binding cassette domain-containing protein is translated as MIEFNHVTYTYPFQERPAVEDISFSVSRAQTVVCTGASGSGKSTLIRMINGLIPHFHKGTLSGRVRVAGQKTTHTSVKRLSSHVGTMFQNPESQFFAIRVRDELKFALECRGRSVEEIETITHREADRFGITHLMDNMIFDLSQGEKQKIALAGIMCVAPDIIILDEPSANLDPKATRELADHLMDLKRRGVTLFIVDHRLYWLKDLADKVFVLDHGRLACQGRFDLLQDSHLRRKLGLRHPDVVAPNLPAVGLQPSDHGINTSDGVEVENLTFGYKKKPLLFQDVSFGLPMGQVIAVTGANGSGKTTLARLLTGLLPFKTGTVRLNGTPLRPKDLLTRGSIVLQNTDHQLHMNTVDQELAVAARKNPNRNDAVADAARRFGLESVGLRHPQSLSGGQKQRLVIAAALVKSPDILILDEPTSGLDGTNMNMIAQVMTDMAQKGTLVLVITHDLELMDLACDCALSMPLSNEEIKL
- a CDS encoding TonB-dependent receptor — its product is MKNWKRFFMVAAVAAMAGTGPVNYAHAADMSGETVQTKEETQARETPIMVTAKSNQADHDIPISTTIITAEEIAAANASSIEEVLIQQAGINLGVNSASVYGRKNISIRGSATGHVLILVDGKKVSGSDAQIGHSDFEYNWVPMSAIERIEVIKGPASSIYGSQGIGGVINIITKKIHEKFSGNVDVSYGDSSDDGGDEFKLGLNAGGQIADRFSLFMSAERIDRNPSRDEDDNTETKIEGKEINNGLARIRFDIDDTQYIEASYGQGNEDRTEVDDILYFDIDRRNYSVGYNKQFDSVTLDVDVYVTDSDTHYNTTSSTGGYAHGMTDSAVRGEVDIAAFKNHYIVTGAEFKNQDYEKEYDKAASSDKNFANDMDNTSVFIQDEINITEALILTLGTRYDYHEKFNGEWSPKIGALYKLGEHHRIRANYGEGFMAPTVTQNSSSYEATAMRITIHGNDDLQPESSKSYELGYEFFTDTTAFKVSVYKTDVENLIDTQYLPGSSDEKMYVNVDSATLQGFECELSQDITQNYNIRIGYQYLDTEDESTGKELENRPRHTVNVRLNATLPWDIHATLSADYTGKQIDDDEKCDDFIVFNAQVSKTFYERITLRLGIDNIGDEDLNDKPYDIEGRMFYAGVNFKF
- a CDS encoding transporter substrate-binding domain-containing protein, coding for MKRFIMSVIAVLFLGAGVCYGADKHITSAADPWPPFLDPDAAGQGIAIEIVKAAFATQGYTFDHKFIPWAKAVNEVKKGKIDVLPDTWYTGERSSFLMFSQPYASNQVKFIKKADDSFEYEGMESLTGKKIGIILKYGYGDEFMNAKNFTRDGVSDFVTNIKKLVSGRVDLTLEDEIVAKSILSKKAPDLLTQIEFTQKPYSSNDLHVTCGLENPRHEEIINAFNTGLEAIKADGTLKGIFERYGVH